A single genomic interval of uncultured Sphaerochaeta sp. harbors:
- a CDS encoding Lin1244/Lin1753 domain-containing protein has protein sequence MAKQTKRYIIHDENAPRDEKVLKMREKYGARGYGLFWEIVEYLFSADGKAELNAKVVSMAIGEDVRTVRNFLSDCIEVYHLFESDGTCFWSNKLLIQIDQSK, from the coding sequence ATGGCAAAACAAACTAAACGATATATCATTCACGATGAAAATGCTCCCAGGGATGAGAAGGTCCTGAAGATGCGGGAGAAATACGGAGCTCGAGGATATGGCCTTTTCTGGGAAATAGTAGAATATCTGTTCTCTGCAGATGGTAAAGCTGAACTCAATGCCAAGGTAGTGAGTATGGCCATAGGAGAAGATGTAAGAACTGTGAGGAATTTCCTGTCCGATTGCATCGAGGTTTACCATCTATTCGAGTCCGATGGTACATGCTTCTGGTCGAATAAACTCCTAATACAGATAGATCAAAGCAAATGA
- a CDS encoding major capsid protein, which yields MPDYLTFADVAAATHNEDLVPVVDEVTKRVTMWNDAPWKASSDMLRDIGGREGDPPRGTWVAIDEGAKPNKGSQEKYAEELGIIEAWSRSLKKTMDISPHDKELRWREDRRHLRGLGLDLEEGLLYGNRNQDPRKFLGFMPRFTKVTDIDGVAGDEQLPFITLDAKGDNANGMSSILLVYWDVDEGAHLLYPSHKKDNGMEFTAYPYVAETQPDGTIIEVAKTKYACTAGLGIANRKSVIRIANIDTSTENMTTTLTNLEAAIYDAFAAMPVDFQSRATLYANNRVISLMRKGYAGRVSPAKYVDAIPKNAIGDVMFDSFVVRRCDSMLSTESKLV from the coding sequence ATGCCTGATTATTTGACATTCGCAGACGTTGCGGCCGCAACCCACAACGAGGATCTCGTCCCTGTAGTGGATGAGGTAACCAAGCGCGTAACCATGTGGAACGATGCACCGTGGAAGGCCTCGAGCGACATGCTCAGGGATATCGGTGGCCGTGAGGGTGATCCCCCGCGTGGGACTTGGGTCGCCATCGATGAAGGGGCCAAGCCAAACAAGGGATCGCAGGAGAAGTATGCTGAGGAGCTCGGCATCATTGAGGCATGGTCGAGAAGCCTGAAGAAGACCATGGATATCAGCCCCCATGACAAGGAGCTTCGCTGGCGTGAGGATCGCAGGCACCTGCGTGGGCTCGGCTTGGATCTCGAGGAAGGATTGCTGTACGGCAACCGCAACCAGGACCCGAGAAAGTTCCTTGGCTTCATGCCCCGGTTCACGAAGGTGACAGACATTGACGGGGTGGCAGGAGATGAGCAACTGCCGTTCATCACGCTTGATGCAAAGGGTGACAACGCAAATGGGATGTCGTCCATTCTTCTTGTCTATTGGGATGTGGACGAGGGAGCACACCTGTTGTATCCGAGCCACAAGAAGGACAACGGCATGGAGTTCACAGCATATCCATATGTGGCGGAAACCCAGCCGGATGGAACCATCATCGAGGTTGCAAAGACCAAGTATGCCTGCACGGCAGGTCTTGGGATCGCAAACCGTAAGAGTGTGATCAGGATTGCCAACATTGATACCTCAACAGAGAACATGACCACTACACTCACTAACCTTGAGGCGGCAATCTATGATGCCTTCGCGGCAATGCCAGTGGACTTCCAGAGCAGGGCGACACTCTATGCGAACAACAGGGTGATCAGCCTCATGCGCAAGGGATATGCGGGTCGTGTCTCCCCTGCAAAGTATGTCGATGCAATTCCCAAGAATGCCATCGGGGATGTCATGTTCGACTCGTTTGTAGTCCGCCGTTGTGATTCGATGCTTTCCACCGAATCCAAGCTGGTATGA
- a CDS encoding helix-turn-helix domain-containing protein, translating into MNNPKLQKQYYNVKEIAELLGIAEKTVRKYVWKRTIPYLKIGGHVRFDINKIQAWLEQREVPTLDEIRYGSWERKTDR; encoded by the coding sequence ATGAATAATCCAAAGCTACAGAAGCAGTACTACAACGTGAAGGAAATTGCCGAATTATTGGGCATAGCGGAAAAGACTGTTAGAAAGTATGTATGGAAAAGAACGATTCCGTATTTGAAAATCGGTGGCCATGTTCGATTCGACATCAACAAGATTCAGGCATGGTTGGAACAACGAGAAGTACCTACATTGGATGAAATCAGATATGGGAGTTGGGAGAGGAAGACAGACAGATGA
- a CDS encoding portal protein produces MDTRKKRLEDLKKSLLETLSEMEAIRRPTEEIRWEACAFAKHRTNAFNVGHSKIKPVKLHTNVQVEAINTSVNGIMGYLISQNIRWFSFTTQGKNFQRSDKIYGAKDYLEQVISMLLNVFAQCNFYSATHLATKDAFVQGTSAEFIVDNLDNGSMVYDTIDPQEYYIGEDEMRKVDKFFRVYEIPVKLAYERWGDQLPKEVLRMYHNGAGHQRIKMLHAIYPRTDALDKKGKAIISTEKRFASVHYSYVGDEVFAESGYDEFPVAVHRWTLNGTSPYGSSPVIEYLEEIKKLDKLEYLYATSAAKQADPPIFAPEILKGRLNLNPGGRNYANLAQTGEPKLFPSSLDLNHLANQIQILTRMLQAVLYSDLFNILMRQDQQRTATEVREIKGEGLVLLSSIIGNMQEEKITPLIMRTYNILRKGGYLPPPPEELIKASENGEVKVELDGPLAQNMKAYHQTTGITQGMQALAAVMQLNPDAQVNVDFDELIRQAMSANGMPQTIIREVAEVKKIKQNQQRLLEAQAEAERLKIQADAVGKMNSPEGSSAQEMMQGVVGR; encoded by the coding sequence GTGGATACAAGAAAAAAGAGGCTGGAAGACCTCAAGAAATCATTGCTGGAGACATTGTCGGAGATGGAAGCTATCCGTCGGCCCACTGAGGAAATCAGATGGGAAGCTTGTGCATTTGCAAAGCACAGGACCAATGCTTTCAATGTTGGACACAGCAAGATCAAGCCTGTAAAACTACACACCAATGTTCAGGTGGAGGCCATCAACACCAGCGTGAACGGGATCATGGGATATCTGATCAGCCAGAATATCCGCTGGTTCAGCTTCACAACCCAGGGCAAGAACTTCCAGCGATCGGACAAGATCTACGGGGCGAAGGATTACCTCGAGCAGGTGATTTCCATGTTGCTCAATGTATTTGCACAGTGCAATTTCTATTCAGCAACACACCTTGCAACAAAGGACGCATTTGTACAGGGAACAAGCGCAGAATTCATCGTGGACAACCTCGATAATGGGAGCATGGTGTATGACACCATCGACCCGCAGGAGTATTACATCGGGGAGGATGAGATGCGGAAGGTGGACAAGTTCTTCCGAGTCTACGAGATTCCCGTGAAGCTTGCCTATGAACGCTGGGGTGACCAGCTCCCGAAGGAAGTCCTCAGGATGTACCACAATGGTGCAGGCCATCAGAGAATCAAGATGCTCCATGCAATCTATCCCCGTACCGATGCGTTGGACAAGAAAGGTAAGGCGATCATATCCACCGAGAAGCGCTTTGCCTCCGTTCACTACAGCTATGTGGGTGATGAGGTGTTTGCAGAGAGTGGCTACGACGAATTCCCTGTAGCGGTCCATAGGTGGACCCTCAACGGCACCAGTCCTTACGGGAGCTCCCCGGTCATCGAATACCTTGAGGAAATCAAGAAGCTGGACAAGCTTGAATACCTGTATGCGACATCCGCCGCAAAACAGGCAGATCCTCCAATCTTTGCTCCCGAGATACTCAAGGGAAGGCTCAACCTCAATCCAGGTGGAAGGAATTATGCAAACCTTGCACAGACGGGAGAACCAAAGCTGTTCCCGTCCTCCCTCGATCTCAATCATCTTGCAAATCAGATCCAGATTCTGACCCGTATGCTCCAGGCTGTATTGTACTCGGACCTGTTCAACATCCTGATGCGGCAGGACCAACAGAGGACCGCTACAGAGGTACGTGAGATCAAGGGGGAAGGCCTGGTATTGCTCTCCTCAATCATCGGGAACATGCAGGAAGAGAAAATCACCCCACTGATCATGCGGACGTACAACATCCTCCGCAAGGGAGGCTACCTGCCCCCACCACCGGAGGAGCTCATCAAGGCTTCTGAGAATGGGGAGGTCAAGGTTGAGTTGGATGGGCCACTCGCGCAGAACATGAAGGCATATCACCAGACGACCGGTATCACACAAGGCATGCAGGCTCTCGCAGCTGTCATGCAATTGAATCCGGATGCACAGGTGAATGTAGATTTCGATGAGCTGATTCGCCAGGCGATGAGTGCAAACGGGATGCCTCAGACAATCATCCGTGAGGTGGCGGAAGTGAAGAAAATCAAACAGAACCAGCAGAGATTGCTGGAAGCCCAAGCCGAGGCAGAGAGGCTCAAGATACAGGCTGATGCAGTCGGGAAGATGAACAGCCCAGAAGGGTCCTCTGCTCAGGAGATGATGCAAGGGGTGGTAGGCAGATGA
- a CDS encoding Bbp16 family capsid cement protein, translating into MIIEKTRTVFSPIMLPLTEVGANATYNGVEIDFGAKNQTVETNEVLEVYLAEGATSAGAPTLQVIVEAKDPEGAFKQVASGEMLSLADLGEGAEVYKAALPDGCGQIVRVSLKNATADTFTGGSAVGVVRPL; encoded by the coding sequence ATGATTATTGAGAAGACTAGAACGGTATTCAGCCCGATCATGCTTCCATTGACCGAGGTGGGGGCAAATGCAACCTACAACGGGGTGGAGATTGATTTTGGTGCAAAGAACCAGACCGTGGAGACCAATGAGGTCCTGGAGGTGTATCTGGCCGAAGGAGCGACCTCTGCAGGTGCACCGACCTTGCAGGTGATTGTGGAGGCCAAGGATCCCGAGGGTGCATTCAAGCAGGTGGCATCCGGTGAGATGCTCTCCCTTGCAGACCTCGGTGAAGGGGCTGAGGTGTACAAGGCCGCTCTGCCAGACGGATGTGGTCAGATTGTACGGGTCAGTCTGAAGAACGCGACTGCAGATACCTTCACTGGAGGGTCCGCAGTCGGGGTTGTGAGGCCTTTGTGA